The following proteins are co-located in the Acidicapsa acidisoli genome:
- a CDS encoding nuclear transport factor 2 family protein — protein sequence MNAVQDRTLHELLLRQEQQLMDPVFRKNRDQVSALLAEEFREFGSSGRIWNKATILEFLTSESPQPAPRIADFTVQCLGPETALATYRAVPEQSPNAPQASLRSSLWIRSKHGWQMLFHQGTKIPNA from the coding sequence ATGAACGCGGTTCAAGATCGAACTCTCCATGAGTTGTTGCTGAGACAGGAGCAGCAGCTCATGGACCCGGTCTTCCGCAAGAATCGCGATCAGGTCTCCGCTTTGCTGGCCGAGGAGTTCCGCGAATTCGGCTCATCCGGCCGCATCTGGAACAAAGCGACAATTTTGGAATTCCTTACTTCGGAATCACCTCAACCAGCCCCGCGCATCGCGGACTTCACCGTCCAGTGTCTTGGACCGGAAACTGCGTTGGCGACCTATCGTGCCGTCCCCGAGCAATCCCCGAATGCGCCTCAGGCTAGTCTGCGAAGCTCGCTCTGGATACGATCCAAACACGGCTGGCAGATGCTCTTTCATCAGGGAACCAAAATCCCCAACGCCTAG
- a CDS encoding DHA2 family efflux MFS transporter permease subunit, whose protein sequence is MSAATQTSPISMQAPAKAPTTVWKPRANRWAVALTVTLATFMEVLDTSIANVALPHIAGGLGASADEATWVLTSYLVANAVILPMSAYLTTFMGRKRFYMICVLLFGISSAMCGLAPSLPLLIFFRVLQGAGGGGLAPSEQAILADTFEPKDRGKAFAIYGIAVVCAPAIGPTLGGYITDNFDWRWIFFINIPVAIISLFLTNRIVEDPPHIVNEVKEMQKKGLNLDFTGFFLLAIGFGSLEFVLDKGQEDDWFGSQIITTFSVLCISSLILLVLWEMRQIRIGHKPILDLTLFKRRNFAIAFLLMFVLGFCLFGSTVLIPQFVQSMLGYTAERAGLVISPGGFGIILLMPLVGFLVAKVDARFLVAYGFFSCSVALFVMLTLDLDVSYGYVAWLRVFQASGLAFLFVPISTISFAGMPPGKNNDVSGLTNLARNIGGSVGTAFLVTVLARRAQYHQHRLGDHLTASTLSMQDQMALMSRYLHDKGGMVYSMALGRGMAQGTLMRQLILHSTMLAYLDVIKCFATAMGLMVPIVFFMTKVKGGRGGGGH, encoded by the coding sequence ATGAGTGCCGCGACTCAGACCTCACCGATTTCGATGCAGGCCCCCGCCAAGGCTCCCACCACGGTCTGGAAGCCGCGCGCAAATCGCTGGGCGGTTGCTCTCACCGTCACACTTGCCACCTTCATGGAGGTTCTCGACACCTCCATTGCCAACGTCGCGCTTCCGCATATCGCCGGCGGACTCGGAGCCTCGGCCGACGAAGCCACCTGGGTGCTCACCAGCTACCTCGTCGCCAATGCCGTCATTCTGCCTATGTCGGCGTACCTGACGACGTTCATGGGCCGCAAGCGCTTTTACATGATCTGCGTGCTGCTCTTCGGCATCAGTTCGGCCATGTGCGGACTGGCGCCTTCGTTGCCGCTGCTGATCTTCTTTCGCGTCCTGCAGGGCGCGGGCGGCGGCGGACTGGCGCCAAGCGAGCAGGCCATTCTGGCCGATACTTTCGAGCCCAAAGACCGCGGCAAGGCATTCGCCATCTACGGCATCGCCGTGGTTTGCGCGCCGGCCATCGGGCCGACGCTCGGCGGCTACATCACCGATAACTTCGACTGGCGCTGGATCTTCTTCATCAACATCCCAGTGGCCATCATCAGCCTCTTTCTGACCAACCGCATCGTCGAAGATCCGCCGCATATCGTCAACGAAGTTAAGGAGATGCAGAAAAAAGGGCTGAATCTCGACTTCACTGGTTTTTTTCTCCTTGCGATCGGCTTCGGATCGCTCGAATTCGTTCTCGACAAAGGCCAGGAAGACGACTGGTTCGGCTCACAGATCATCACTACCTTTTCGGTTCTTTGTATCAGCTCGCTCATTCTGCTCGTTTTGTGGGAGATGCGCCAGATTCGCATCGGCCATAAACCGATCCTCGATCTCACGCTCTTCAAGCGTCGAAACTTCGCCATCGCATTCCTGCTGATGTTTGTGCTGGGCTTCTGCCTCTTCGGTTCGACGGTGCTGATTCCGCAGTTTGTGCAATCAATGCTCGGCTATACCGCCGAACGGGCCGGACTGGTCATCAGCCCGGGCGGCTTCGGCATCATCCTGCTTATGCCGCTGGTCGGGTTTCTCGTGGCAAAGGTGGACGCGCGTTTTCTTGTCGCTTACGGATTCTTCTCCTGTTCGGTCGCGCTTTTCGTCATGCTTACCCTCGACCTGGACGTGAGCTATGGCTATGTCGCGTGGCTGCGCGTCTTCCAGGCCTCCGGGCTTGCCTTTCTGTTCGTGCCGATCAGCACAATCTCCTTTGCCGGAATGCCGCCCGGCAAGAACAACGATGTCAGCGGTCTCACCAACCTCGCGCGTAACATCGGCGGAAGCGTCGGCACGGCGTTTTTAGTCACGGTGCTTGCCCGCCGCGCTCAGTATCACCAGCACCGCCTCGGCGACCACCTCACCGCGTCCACGCTTTCAATGCAGGACCAGATGGCGCTGATGTCGCGCTACCTGCATGACAAGGGCGGAATGGTCTACTCCATGGCCCTTGGCCGCGGCATGGCCCAGGGCACGCTGATGCGCCAGCTCATCCTTCACTCGACCATGCTCGCGTATCTGGACGTGATCAAATGCTTCGCAACCGCGATGGGGCTGATGGTTCCAATTGTCTTCTTTATGACCAAAGTCAAAGGCGGCCGCGGCGGTGGAGGGCACTAA
- a CDS encoding S9 family peptidase produces MISCHLRSRLSTAILLTLTAASQLHGQSSGKTLTVEDIYAHGPIAGGAPEGLTWSPDGEHLTYMDGGELIDLDPGTGKPHILVSRAKLSSLNSNTASERDRDHRARYHMAGYLWAPDSAHLLFDTNGSLWLYDLKTGTGLNIGASGAASGDDPKFSPDGKLLSFINEHGEEHGLSVIHLREMGTPVSNAAVTNNPAVLNGKVDWVYEEELDAKSNYFWSPDSTRIAYLQMDESRVPEYPITDWIPLHPNVDRQRYPQPGDPNPDVRVGVVSPTGGKTVWIKLGNEGFKAGDDYIPRFGWADRKTIWVETLSRDHKHKNLYFADAASGQAKLVLQESDDKFFAEKYDISVAFGKIIFTSWQDGHTHLYLYSYDVNNPLGGPAKLERQLTKGDFEVDEVLEVDHQHKVVYYSSNEGSPLERQIWQVSFSGERKPITTAAGYHTGSFAPAGGAFTDRYSDRLTPDSVSLCRVGDHESKCNLFWSTRAVEPYHLRAPEQLEVKASDGSTLYATLLLPEGKTDPASVPLILNPYGGPGPMTVENHWGGDSFLFDTLLAQHGFAVLHTDGRGSGRRGRDFEQTAYHNFGPVQLEDQLAVADAALAKYPQLDPKRQGWWGWSWGGTFTLYALTHSDRFRAGVAVAPVTDWHNYDSIYTERYMSEPNDFASGYKDFSVVNSAAKLHGHLLLVQGTGDDNVHLQNVVQFIQQLTVNNIPYDLQIYPRKTHSIAGTEVRPHLFNSILAQFETYLKPPVTADAGK; encoded by the coding sequence TTGATTTCCTGTCATCTCCGTTCGCGTCTTTCAACCGCAATTCTTCTCACCCTTACCGCTGCGTCGCAACTCCACGGCCAGAGTTCGGGCAAGACCCTTACCGTCGAAGACATCTACGCGCATGGGCCGATCGCTGGCGGCGCGCCAGAAGGACTCACCTGGTCTCCGGATGGCGAGCACCTTACCTATATGGATGGCGGGGAACTCATCGACCTGGACCCCGGCACCGGCAAACCGCATATCCTGGTCAGCCGCGCCAAACTGTCTTCGCTCAACAGCAACACCGCCAGTGAAAGGGATCGCGACCACCGCGCCCGCTACCACATGGCCGGCTATCTGTGGGCGCCCGATTCTGCTCATCTGCTCTTTGACACCAACGGCAGCCTCTGGCTCTATGACCTCAAGACCGGCACCGGGCTGAATATCGGCGCCAGCGGCGCAGCCTCCGGAGACGATCCCAAGTTCTCGCCCGATGGCAAGCTGCTCTCCTTCATCAATGAGCATGGGGAGGAACACGGCCTTTCGGTCATCCACCTGCGTGAGATGGGGACGCCGGTTTCCAACGCGGCCGTGACTAACAATCCCGCCGTGCTCAACGGCAAGGTCGACTGGGTCTACGAAGAAGAACTGGATGCGAAAAGCAACTATTTCTGGTCTCCCGATTCCACCCGGATTGCATACCTGCAAATGGACGAATCACGGGTTCCCGAGTACCCCATCACGGACTGGATTCCATTGCATCCCAACGTGGACAGGCAGCGCTATCCGCAGCCCGGCGACCCCAATCCGGATGTTCGGGTCGGAGTTGTCAGCCCCACCGGCGGCAAGACGGTCTGGATTAAGCTGGGCAATGAGGGATTCAAGGCGGGCGACGACTACATCCCGCGCTTTGGCTGGGCCGATCGCAAGACGATCTGGGTCGAGACGCTGAGCCGCGACCATAAACACAAGAATCTCTACTTTGCCGACGCCGCATCCGGTCAGGCAAAGCTCGTTCTCCAGGAGAGCGACGATAAGTTTTTCGCCGAAAAGTACGACATATCCGTTGCCTTCGGGAAGATTATCTTCACCAGTTGGCAGGATGGCCACACCCATCTCTATCTCTACAGTTACGACGTAAACAATCCGCTTGGCGGCCCCGCGAAACTGGAGCGCCAGCTTACCAAAGGCGATTTTGAAGTAGATGAAGTGCTGGAGGTCGACCACCAGCACAAGGTCGTGTATTACTCCTCGAATGAGGGCAGCCCGCTTGAGCGGCAGATATGGCAGGTGAGTTTCAGCGGCGAGCGCAAGCCTATCACCACTGCCGCTGGATATCATACCGGCAGCTTTGCCCCCGCCGGCGGAGCCTTTACCGACCGCTATTCGGATCGTCTGACGCCGGATTCCGTAAGTCTGTGCCGTGTTGGCGATCATGAATCGAAGTGCAATCTCTTCTGGTCCACGCGCGCCGTGGAACCATACCATCTGCGCGCACCCGAGCAGTTGGAAGTGAAGGCGAGCGACGGGTCGACCCTGTATGCCACGCTTCTTTTGCCCGAAGGCAAAACCGATCCCGCTTCCGTTCCACTGATCCTCAACCCCTATGGCGGTCCTGGCCCGATGACGGTCGAGAATCATTGGGGCGGCGATAGCTTTCTCTTCGACACGCTGCTCGCGCAGCATGGTTTCGCCGTTTTGCACACTGACGGTCGCGGATCGGGCCGCCGCGGTAGAGACTTTGAACAGACCGCATATCATAACTTCGGCCCCGTGCAGTTGGAAGATCAGCTCGCCGTGGCGGACGCGGCTCTCGCCAAGTATCCGCAGCTCGACCCTAAGCGCCAGGGCTGGTGGGGATGGAGCTGGGGCGGCACCTTCACGCTCTATGCGCTCACCCACTCCGACCGCTTCCGTGCCGGCGTGGCCGTGGCTCCTGTCACCGACTGGCATAACTATGACTCGATCTACACCGAGCGCTACATGAGCGAGCCGAATGACTTCGCTTCCGGCTACAAGGACTTCTCGGTAGTCAACTCAGCCGCCAAACTCCACGGCCACCTGCTGCTCGTCCAAGGCACGGGCGACGACAACGTACATCTGCAAAACGTTGTCCAGTTCATCCAGCAGCTTACCGTAAACAACATTCCCTACGACCTGCAGATCTACCCCCGCAAGACGCATTCGATAGCCGGAACAGAGGTGCGCCCGCATCTTTTCAACTCGATCCTGGCGCAGTTTGAAACCTACCTCAAGCCGCCCGTAACCGCGGACGCGGGCAAATGA